The nucleotide sequence GTCCATGTGGATGACGGTGTCGGCGCCGGTGAGATTGAGTCCGGTGCCGCCGGCTTTGAGCGAGAGGAAGAAGACGGGCACGCTGTCGTCGTTCTGGAAGCGGTCGACGGCGGCTTGGCGAGCTTTGGGCGACATGGCGCCGTCGAGGTAGGCGTAGGGCGTTTCGTTGGCGTCGAGTTCGGCGCGCATGAGGGCGAGCAACGACGTGAACTGGGAGAAGACCAATACGCGGTGACCCTCATCGACGATTTCGTCGAGGAGCTCACGAAAGGCGGCGAGTTTGGCCGACCATTCGGGCGCGGCCTCGGGTTGCACCAGGCGCGGGTCACAGCAGGTTTGGCGCAGGCGCAGCAACTGCGTGAGCGTGGCAAAACGCATCTTGTTCTCCGAGGCGCCGCTGGCTTGCAGATCGAACAGGGCGCGTTCGCTTTCTTCCTGCGTGCGGCGGTAAAGGGCGGACTGCTGCGAGGTGAGATCGCAGTAGATGACCTGCTCGATTTTGGGTGGGAGTTCAGGCGCAACGGCGGTCTTGGTGCGACGCAGGATGTAGGGCGCGGTCTGCGTGCGCAGCAGATCGTCGTGCCATCGTCGCTCGTCGCCGCGGGTGCCGGTGGGCACGGGTTTGACGAAGCCGGGCAGCAGGAATTCGAAGAGCGAACGCAGATCCTCGAGCGAGTTTTCCAGCGGGGTGCCGGTGAGGAGAAAACGGCTTTCGGCATCGAGGGCGCGCAGGGCCTTGGCGTTGCGCGTGCGGCGGTTTTTGATGTGCTGCGCTTCGTCGGCGATGACGGTGCGAAAACGATTGGCGGCGAAGATGGCGCGGTCGTTGGCGAGGGTGGCGTAGGACGTGAGGATGAGATCGTGGCGGGGGACGTCGGTGCCGGTATTGAGCCGCGAGGCACCGTGATGAACGAAGACGCGGAGTTGCGGCGTGAAACGCACGGCCTCACGGCGCCAGTTTTCCACGAGGGAAGCGGGGGCGATGACCAACACGGGGGCGGGGCCTTCGCTGGCGTGCAACGCGGCAATGAGCGAGAGGGCCTGGAGGGTTTTACCGAGACCCATTTCGTCGGCGAGAATGCCGCCGAGTTCGTTGCGGTGGAGATGCTGCAGCCAGGCGACGCCGAGCTTCTGGTAGGGACGCAGGAGCGCGGCGAGATCGGCGGGCAGCGGGGCCGGTTGCAACGTGGAGAGATCGCGCAAGGCGTTGCTGCGGGTGCGCCACGTCTGGGGGGGCTGGAAGCCGGGGGCGAGTTCTTCGAGGAGGTCGTCGATCTCGGCGACGCGGGCGGCGGAAACGCGATGGGTCTGGCGGGCTCCGCCGAGGGCGGTTTGTTCGCCGGCGAGCGCGCTCTGGGCGGCGCCGACCTGGGCGATGACCTCCTGGTCGATGAGGAAGATCTGTTTCCCGGACTCGATGTAGCCGCGGTTGGTGGTGATCGCGGAGGTGAGCTCGGAGGAGGCGGCATCACCGGCGGCGAGGCCGAGCGTCACATCGTAACCGTCGCGGGCTTCGGTGACCTTGGCCTCGATGTCGGCGATGGTGATGTGATCGGTATTGCGCTCGAAGTTGGCGGTGAACTCGGCGTGAAATTCCTCATGGAGGGCGGACATGTGCCGGGCGAGGAAGTTGAGCGTCTTGTGGCGGTCGCGCAGCCACCACTTGCGGTTGGAAGGTTCGAGGCGAAAGCCGTTGTCCTTGAGCAGGTCGAGCGCGGGGCCGTAGGCCTGCGAGTCGCGCGACGGCAGGGAGATGGCGAGGAAGTTTTCGGAACCGTCGACGCGCATCGGCGTGAGATCCTGATCGATTTGGGATTTTCGATGCTGGATTTTCGATTGCCGGGAGGACGCGGAACCGCCGGCGTCATGCCTCTTGGAAGGTGATCCTTGAGGTTTGGAAATTTCCGCCGGAGGCGGATTCACGTGTTCGGAGACGCCGCGCAGGATGGGGCCGACCCAGAGGAGGGTTTTGGCGGGGGCGTTAACGAAGGCGAAAACCGATTGGCCGCGCAGCAGGGTGAGTAGTTCGTGCAGTTGGGCGCGCGTGGTTTGCAGGAAAAGCACCGGCGCGGGCACGGCACCGAAGCGTTGCAGGGCGGCGAGAGCGGGCAGGATTTCGGAGGCGGGCGGACGGCTCAGGTCGACCTCGACCTTGAGCGCGATGGAGTCGCGCGGAGCGGTGGTGGCAAGATTGGGCGGAAGCAGGATGCGCAGCATGGACGGCGGACGTTGGCAGGACCGAGGGGCGGGCGTAAAGACCGCGCTCATCCGCCGAGGCCGTCGTCCCCATCTTTCTCGTTCTTCGTTCCGCTTTATCTTTCTCCCAGATCGCCGTTCTCGTTCTCGGTTCGATTTCGGTCGGTGGGGATAAAGAGAAAGATAACGAATAAAGAGAATGAGTTGGTGGAAGAACGATTTTTGGCGGGATTTGGGGATTGGGAATAGAATGATGGGCCCCATGCTCCCAAGAGCCGATGAGTCACGATGTCTTTAACCAGCTGGTGGATGCGCATTATACGCCGCTTTATCGTTTCGCGCTAAGTTTGGCGCGGCGGGAGGCCGATGCGTGTGATCTCGTGCAGCAGACGTTCTTCATCTGGGCGAAGAGCGGGCATCAACTACGCGAGACGGCGAAGGCCAAAACGTGGCTGTTTACCACGCTCTACCGCGAGTTCCTGCGGGGGCGGCGTCGGGACCAGCGTTCGCAGTCGATCGAGGATTTACCGCCGTCAGCCCAGGATGTGCCGAGCGAGGATGTCGATCACGCCCGGCGGTTGGACGGACAACAGATCGTCGCCGCGCTGCAGGATGTCGACGAAGTGTTTCGGGCGCCGCTGACGCTGTTTTACCTCGAAGACCTGAGTTATCAGGAGATCGCGGAGACGCTGGATGTGCCGATTGGCACGGTGATGTCGCGGCTGTCGCGAGGTAAGGCGCAGTTGCGTAAACTGGTCGCGCGCCTCGAGGCGGGTCGGTCGACCGAAGGCGGCATAGTGGAATTTCCCAAAATCAATAAAGGAGGGGTCAACCGATGACCAACGACGAAGCTAAATTCATGTTACAAGGGTATCGTCCCAATGGGGAGGATGCCGACAACGAGGCGTTTGCCGCGGCGCTGGCTCAGGCCGAGCGCGATCCCACGCTGCGCGAGTGGTTTGAGCGCGAGCAGGCGTTCGATACGGTGATCGCCGGCAAACTGCGCGAAGTCGCCGTGCCGGAAGGGTTGCGCGAGTCCGTCCTGGCGGGAACCAAGTTGAGCTCGGGCACCACGAAATCGAGCCGCCCGCGAGCGTGGTGGGCCCGGTCGTGGACGATCGGTCTGGCGGCGGCCGCCGCGGTGGTGATGGCCTTGACGATCAATTTCAACCGCGCGGGTCAACCGATCGCGTCGTTGCCGCGCGTGGATGCGATGTTGCAACTGGCCCTCGACGAATATCGCGGGGTGCACCCGATGGGGCCCCACGCCGATGCGTTGGGCACGTTCGGGGCGTGGCTGGAGAGTCCCGCCACGGCATTGAGCGCGAGCACGATGCCGGCGGATCTGGCGGCGCTCAAACTCGACGGCTGCCGCTCGGTCAGTGTGGCCGGTCATGACGTATTTGAAATCTGTTTCCGGCGGGGCGATGCGTGGTTTCATGTCTACCTCGCTCCGCGGACGGAGTTTGATCCGCAGTCCATCCACGCGGAGCCGATGTTTCACGAACAAGGTCAGTTTGTGGCGGCGTCGTGGGCGGATGATAAGTTCGTCTATCTGGTGTCGAGCACGGCGGGCCTCGCGACGTTGCGTGGTATTCTCTGACGCATGAGCGTGCTGCGACGCTACCTGCATTGGTTGCATCTGCGTTGGCCGGCGGGGCGCGTGGAGAAGCTGCCCGAAGTCAACAGCGACGGGACCACGGTCGTGCCCGGGGTGCGCGTGGTGGGCGACCTGACGGGCGTGCCGTTGTTGAAGTTTGCGGCCGATACCGGAGCCAAAGCGGCGAACGCGGTGGCGGATGAACTGGGCGCGGACGTCGGCGGCGACAGCGGCCCGATGGATCTGGCAATCGTGGGCGGCGGCGTGGCGGGATTGGCGGCGGCATTGGAGGCAAAACGGCGGGGGCTGCGGTTTGCGGTGTTCGAGGCGAGCGCGCCGTTCGCGACCATTGTCAATTTTCCCAAAGGCAAGCCGATCTATACGTATCCGACCGACATGGCACCGGCGGGCGACCTCGCGTTGCGGGCGGACGTGAAGGAAGACCTGCTGGCCGAACTGGAAGCCCAGCGGGTGGCGGCGGGCATCGAACCCAAGCGGGTGCGGATCGAAAAACTGGAGCGGAAAGGCGACCTGATCCGGCTGCATCATCCGGGCGGCGAACCCTTCGCGGCGCGGCGCGTGATCGTGGCGATCGGGCGGAGTGGCAATCATCGCAAATTGGGCGTGCCGGGCGAGGCGTTGGGAAAAGTGTTCAACCGTCTCCACGACCCGGCGGAGTTTGCCGGTCACAATGTCATGGTGGTCGGCGGGGGCGACTCCGCGCTGGAAGCGGCGGTGGCGTTGCAGCACGCCGGAGCGGCGGTGACGCTGAGTTATCGCGGGGAGGCGTTCACGCGGGCCAAGCCGGAAAATGTCGCGGCGGTGGCGGAGAGCGGTGTGAGCATCGTGCTGCGATCGACGGTGGTGGCGATTGAAGACGACACGGTGAAACTCCAGACGGCCGATGCCGAAACCAGCGTGCCGAACGATGCGGTGTTCGCGTTGATCGGGCGGGAAGCGCCGTTGGATTTTTTCCGTCGCAGTGGGATTCCGATTCAAGGCGAGACGAGTTTGGCGGGATGGCTGGGCGTGGTGGCGCTGCTGTTGTTTTGCACCTTTATCTACACGTGGAAAAGCGGCGGGCCGACCGAGAGCTGGATTGATCCGGCGGGTTTGGCGGCGTCGTGGCAGGAGCAAGCGGAGGACCGTTCGACGCTGATTGGCACGATCGCGGTGTCGATGAACTCGCGGTCGTTTTATTACACGCTGCTCTACAGCTCACTGATCCTGGGATTCGGAATCGACCGTATCCGCCGGAGACGCACGCCGTATGTGCGACGACAGACGATCGCGCTGATGTTGGTGCAGTGGTTGCCGCTGTTTGTCCTGCCGGAAGTGGTGCTGCCGTGGGCGGGTTATAACGAAGTTTTTTCGGGCGGAGGCGTGGGGGAGTCGGTCGGCGACGCGTTGTTCGAAAAGTATGTATCGCCCGACGCCTATGCAGTGGAGCTGTGGCCGGA is from Synoicihabitans lomoniglobus and encodes:
- a CDS encoding DEAD/DEAH box helicase is translated as MSAVFTPAPRSCQRPPSMLRILLPPNLATTAPRDSIALKVEVDLSRPPASEILPALAALQRFGAVPAPVLFLQTTRAQLHELLTLLRGQSVFAFVNAPAKTLLWVGPILRGVSEHVNPPPAEISKPQGSPSKRHDAGGSASSRQSKIQHRKSQIDQDLTPMRVDGSENFLAISLPSRDSQAYGPALDLLKDNGFRLEPSNRKWWLRDRHKTLNFLARHMSALHEEFHAEFTANFERNTDHITIADIEAKVTEARDGYDVTLGLAAGDAASSELTSAITTNRGYIESGKQIFLIDQEVIAQVGAAQSALAGEQTALGGARQTHRVSAARVAEIDDLLEELAPGFQPPQTWRTRSNALRDLSTLQPAPLPADLAALLRPYQKLGVAWLQHLHRNELGGILADEMGLGKTLQALSLIAALHASEGPAPVLVIAPASLVENWRREAVRFTPQLRVFVHHGASRLNTGTDVPRHDLILTSYATLANDRAIFAANRFRTVIADEAQHIKNRRTRNAKALRALDAESRFLLTGTPLENSLEDLRSLFEFLLPGFVKPVPTGTRGDERRWHDDLLRTQTAPYILRRTKTAVAPELPPKIEQVIYCDLTSQQSALYRRTQEESERALFDLQASGASENKMRFATLTQLLRLRQTCCDPRLVQPEAAPEWSAKLAAFRELLDEIVDEGHRVLVFSQFTSLLALMRAELDANETPYAYLDGAMSPKARQAAVDRFQNDDSVPVFFLSLKAGGTGLNLTGADTVIHMDPWWNPAVEAQATDRAHRIGQDRVVTSYKLICSNTVEEKVLGLQETKRALLADVFEASDAASSQLELGDLRDLLK
- a CDS encoding RNA polymerase sigma factor yields the protein MSHDVFNQLVDAHYTPLYRFALSLARREADACDLVQQTFFIWAKSGHQLRETAKAKTWLFTTLYREFLRGRRRDQRSQSIEDLPPSAQDVPSEDVDHARRLDGQQIVAALQDVDEVFRAPLTLFYLEDLSYQEIAETLDVPIGTVMSRLSRGKAQLRKLVARLEAGRSTEGGIVEFPKINKGGVNR
- a CDS encoding NAD(P)-binding domain-containing protein, which translates into the protein MSVLRRYLHWLHLRWPAGRVEKLPEVNSDGTTVVPGVRVVGDLTGVPLLKFAADTGAKAANAVADELGADVGGDSGPMDLAIVGGGVAGLAAALEAKRRGLRFAVFEASAPFATIVNFPKGKPIYTYPTDMAPAGDLALRADVKEDLLAELEAQRVAAGIEPKRVRIEKLERKGDLIRLHHPGGEPFAARRVIVAIGRSGNHRKLGVPGEALGKVFNRLHDPAEFAGHNVMVVGGGDSALEAAVALQHAGAAVTLSYRGEAFTRAKPENVAAVAESGVSIVLRSTVVAIEDDTVKLQTADAETSVPNDAVFALIGREAPLDFFRRSGIPIQGETSLAGWLGVVALLLFCTFIYTWKSGGPTESWIDPAGLAASWQEQAEDRSTLIGTIAVSMNSRSFYYTLLYSSLILGFGIDRIRRRRTPYVRRQTIALMLVQWLPLFVLPEVVLPWAGYNEVFSGGGVGESVGDALFEKYVSPDAYAVELWPENGHPRAYWRAYGFILAWPLNVYNVFNGSPHWWWIGIGFFQTCVLIPWMVYRWGKGAYCGWICSCGALAETMGDRHRHKMPHGPGWNKVNVIGQVFLAAAVALLALRVVGWVLPGSWVDTHFNLLLEGKAADGGKAVGWFFSYKWFVDVLFGGVIGVGFYFKYSGRVWCRFACPLAALMHIYARFTRFRIFADKKKCISCNVCTSVCHQGIDVMAFANRGAPMEDPQCVRCSACVQSCPTGVLSFGRLLADGKPLFDELPASPVQMNEARR